One genomic region from Streptomyces venezuelae encodes:
- a CDS encoding SGM_5486 family transporter-associated protein: MPVLEPNPQNGQKKLLIVLGAMLGITVVIGVIASLASP; encoded by the coding sequence ATGCCAGTCCTCGAACCCAATCCCCAGAACGGCCAGAAGAAGCTGCTCATCGTGCTCGGTGCGATGCTCGGCATCACGGTGGTCATCGGTGTGATCGCCTCTCTCGCCTCCCCGTGA
- a CDS encoding FadR/GntR family transcriptional regulator: MALGHPRRAGLSDQVIAELRNQITSGEWPVGSRIPTEPELVEQLGVARNTVREAVRALAHNGLLDIRQGSGTYVIATSELAGVMHRRFAGSDPRHVAELRSTLESAAARFAAERRTERDLKQLDALLARREEAWGSGDAERFVTADAAFHHAVVAASGNDVLTELYADLGDLLRDWLRDDVGQELRPENHMDHARLVDAIREGDAERAGTEAAGYPFMCLKSPAPEPVPAPEPVPAPPAGA; this comes from the coding sequence ATGGCCCTCGGTCATCCGCGGCGCGCAGGACTCTCCGATCAGGTGATCGCCGAGCTGCGGAACCAGATCACCTCCGGCGAGTGGCCGGTGGGTTCGCGCATCCCGACCGAGCCCGAGCTGGTCGAGCAGCTGGGCGTGGCCCGCAACACCGTGCGCGAGGCCGTCCGGGCGCTCGCGCACAACGGACTTCTCGACATCCGCCAGGGGTCGGGGACGTACGTCATCGCCACCAGCGAGCTGGCGGGCGTCATGCACCGGCGCTTCGCCGGCTCCGACCCCCGGCACGTCGCCGAGCTGCGCTCGACCCTGGAGTCCGCCGCCGCACGCTTCGCAGCCGAGCGGCGCACGGAGCGGGACCTGAAGCAGCTCGACGCCCTGCTCGCACGGCGCGAGGAGGCGTGGGGGTCGGGTGACGCGGAGCGGTTCGTGACGGCCGACGCGGCCTTCCACCACGCGGTCGTCGCCGCCTCGGGCAACGACGTGCTGACGGAGCTCTACGCGGACCTGGGCGATCTCCTGCGGGACTGGCTGCGCGACGACGTGGGGCAGGAGCTGCGGCCGGAGAACCACATGGACCACGCGCGCCTGGTGGACGCGATCCGCGAGGGCGACGCCGAGCGGGCGGGGACGGAGGCGGCCGGTTACCCCTTCATGTGCCTGAAGAGCCCGGCACCGGAGCCGGTTCCCGCGCCGGAGCCGGTTCCGGCTCCGCCGGCTGGTGCGTGA
- the fabI gene encoding enoyl-ACP reductase FabI: protein MSGILEGKRILITGVLMESSIAFHTAKLAQEQGAEIILTAWPRPTLTERIAKKLPHPDKVKVLELDVSNDEHLARLEGQVREHLGDRLDGIVHSIGFAPQDALGGNFLNTPFESVATAMHVSAFSLKSLTMALLPLMSEGGSVVGLTFDAKFAWPQYDWMGPAKAALEATSRYMARDLGKQNIRCNLISAGPIGSMAAKSIPGFGELAAVWDSRSPLEWKLEDPEPAGRGVVALLSDWFPKTTGEIIHVDGGLHAIGA, encoded by the coding sequence ATGAGCGGAATCCTCGAGGGCAAGCGCATCCTGATCACGGGTGTGCTGATGGAGTCCTCCATCGCCTTCCACACCGCGAAGCTGGCCCAGGAGCAGGGTGCGGAGATCATCCTCACCGCCTGGCCGCGGCCGACGCTGACCGAGCGCATCGCCAAGAAGCTGCCCCACCCCGACAAGGTCAAGGTGCTGGAGCTCGACGTCTCCAACGACGAGCACCTCGCCCGCCTCGAGGGCCAGGTCCGTGAGCACCTGGGCGACCGTCTCGACGGCATCGTCCACTCGATCGGCTTCGCTCCGCAGGACGCCCTCGGCGGCAACTTCCTCAACACGCCGTTCGAGTCCGTGGCCACCGCCATGCACGTCTCCGCCTTCTCCCTGAAGTCGCTGACGATGGCGCTGCTGCCGTTGATGAGCGAGGGCGGCTCCGTCGTCGGCCTCACCTTCGACGCGAAGTTCGCCTGGCCGCAGTACGACTGGATGGGCCCGGCCAAGGCCGCCCTGGAGGCCACCAGCCGCTACATGGCCCGTGACCTGGGCAAGCAGAACATCCGCTGCAACCTGATCTCGGCGGGCCCGATCGGCTCGATGGCCGCGAAGTCCATCCCGGGCTTCGGCGAGCTGGCCGCCGTGTGGGACAGCCGCTCCCCGCTGGAGTGGAAGCTCGAGGACCCGGAGCCGGCCGGCCGCGGCGTCGTGGCCCTGCTCTCCGACTGGTTCCCGAAGACGACGGGCGAGATCATCCACGTCGACGGCGGTCTGCACGCGATCGGCGCGTAA
- a CDS encoding CynX/NimT family MFS transporter: protein MPDEPKTLDPTARPATTIVPAATTVPPGAAVAGGSPAAGRAQRWTLGLVTVGLVLAALNLRPAITSLGALLEEVSADLHMSGTVAGVLTSVPPLCFAIFGITAPRLARRFGPAAVVCAGMAAILTGLILRPFAGGTVGFLAASALALMGIAVSNVLMPVIVKRYFPDRIGSMTGLYSMALALGTSMAAAATVPMTAALGGDWRIGLGVWAAVAALAVLPWIPLVRDRDRAPEETRTTTATQAPAPRVTRSRTAWALGCFFGLQATGAYITMGWMPQIFRDAGVPASTAGVLLAVTMVMGVPLAFVIPRLATRMKTQGPIVVALGLCGLTGYTGLFFAPAAGAWIWAVLLGVSNCAFPLALTMIGMRSRTGAGVVRLSAFAQSVGYLISIPGPLLVGVLYQHSGGWGLPIALMGGLMVPQMIIGTLAGRDRTVEDEC from the coding sequence ATGCCTGACGAGCCGAAGACCCTCGACCCCACCGCGCGACCGGCCACGACCATCGTCCCGGCGGCCACCACGGTCCCGCCCGGAGCCGCCGTGGCCGGCGGTTCTCCCGCAGCGGGTCGGGCGCAGCGCTGGACCCTCGGCCTCGTCACCGTCGGACTCGTCCTCGCCGCGCTGAACCTGCGCCCGGCCATCACCAGCCTCGGCGCCCTCCTCGAAGAGGTCAGCGCGGACCTCCACATGAGCGGCACCGTCGCCGGCGTCCTCACCTCGGTCCCTCCGCTCTGCTTCGCGATCTTCGGCATCACGGCCCCGCGCCTCGCCCGCCGCTTCGGCCCCGCCGCCGTCGTCTGCGCGGGCATGGCCGCGATCCTCACCGGCCTGATCCTGCGCCCCTTCGCCGGCGGCACCGTCGGCTTCCTCGCCGCCAGCGCCCTCGCCCTCATGGGCATCGCCGTCAGCAACGTCCTGATGCCGGTCATCGTCAAGCGGTACTTCCCCGACCGCATCGGCAGCATGACGGGCCTCTACTCCATGGCCCTCGCCCTCGGCACCTCCATGGCCGCGGCCGCGACCGTCCCGATGACCGCCGCCCTCGGCGGCGACTGGCGCATCGGCCTCGGCGTCTGGGCGGCCGTCGCCGCACTGGCCGTCCTGCCCTGGATCCCGCTCGTACGCGACCGGGACCGCGCCCCCGAGGAGACCAGGACCACCACCGCGACCCAGGCCCCCGCGCCGCGCGTCACCCGCAGCCGCACCGCCTGGGCCCTCGGCTGCTTCTTCGGCCTCCAGGCCACCGGCGCCTACATCACCATGGGCTGGATGCCGCAGATCTTCCGCGACGCAGGCGTCCCCGCCTCCACCGCGGGCGTGCTCCTCGCCGTCACCATGGTCATGGGCGTCCCGCTCGCCTTCGTCATCCCCCGGCTCGCGACCCGGATGAAGACCCAGGGGCCGATCGTCGTCGCGCTCGGCCTGTGCGGCCTCACCGGCTACACCGGCCTCTTCTTCGCCCCGGCCGCCGGAGCCTGGATCTGGGCGGTCCTGCTCGGCGTCTCCAACTGCGCCTTCCCGCTCGCCCTCACCATGATCGGGATGCGCTCGCGGACCGGTGCCGGCGTCGTCCGCCTCTCCGCCTTCGCCCAGAGCGTCGGCTACCTCATCTCCATCCCCGGCCCCCTTCTCGTCGGCGTCCTCTACCAGCACAGCGGCGGCTGGGGACTGCCCATCGCCCTCATGGGCGGCCTGATGGTCCCGCAGATGATCATCGGAACCCTCGCGGGGCGGGACCGGACCGTCGAGGACGAATGCTGA